DNA sequence from the Chitinophaga flava genome:
AGCATTTAACATTATCACATGCGAAATACAGGGTACAGGTGAATAATGGTACTTCTGATACATCAGACGGATATTATTACCATGCCGGTACAACAGAAAAATAGCCACCAATGTACTTAAAAGGCCAAGTCCCCAATACCATCGCAAACCATCAGTAATAAAAAAAGCCAGTGCCCATATTATTATCGTAACACCATTTAATGAGAATACTTCCCACCTGGCCCGGTTCAAATCATCTGGTAGTGCCGGATTACTAATCCACCATGGCTTTGAAGGATCTCTGTATTTTTCTGGCGGATTTTTCGGTTTTCTTCCATTCTTTCCCACTATCTGCTATTTAAGTTTCTAAAATAAAAATCTGCTATTCGCGAGTCGTGGCGGCTTATACCAAGGGATATCAAAAGCCCCCTTATATAAGCTCATTTCCAGTTTATCATTCTCTTCCAAAGCATTGTAGGTAGCCTCTCCTACAGAAATTTCCTTCTCATCCTTCTCCGGCCCCCAGGGCTGCAGTTTCAGTAAGTAAGAAGTGGATTTACCTCTGGAAATTCTTTTATTGATGATAGTAGCCTCGTATATTTCCGGCTTATTTTTATCCAATACGGCATTAAAATACACCAGCGAACCATAAGAACCAACACAAAAGTGGACAGCACAAAATAATAACGCCAACCATTTCGCGGATTTCATGGCTAACTGCTGATGCCTTGAACTATAGGCCAACCATGCCGTCAAAGCCATTGCAGCCATTATAACCGGCAGCCACATTTTTGTATGATCAACTATATGCAGCGGACTCGTGTAAAGAAATAGCCATATCTGAGGCACAATAATCGCGATTATAGCACCAGGTCGGATTTCTTCCTTGTTACCCGTCAACACAATCAGTCCCTTGTGATATTCCATCAGCATAAAAGTCACGATGGGCACCAACATCAGTAGTACCATCAGCCATGAGCCAGCCCCGCCTGCAACCATGGTAGATATAGGGACACCTATTGCCAATGTATTCAGTGTCCACATGCTGTACCGGGCCATTTTCATGCGGCGGTTGATATCTCCGTTAAGCGTCTTTATTGCATTCATGGCCATTTCAGCCTCCAGCACATTGAGATTCTGATAACGGGTGGTAAGGCTATTAGCCAGCGTAGCATAACCTTTTCTGAAAGCGGACACTTTTATCCTTCTTTTACCCGATACACCAGGCGCCAGTATCAGCTCATTCTTGCCCCAGCGAAAACCTTTAATATCCTGCCACAATAATTCCCTGTCAAATAAAGGTGACTTATAACGGATACCATAATTGTCAGCTGTAACGACCGAAAACAGGTCATCCCAGCCAAACAGCACCAGCGCCATACAAGGCAGCAAAGCAGTAGCCAGCACATAATAAGTACCATCCACCGGCATTGTAACAAGAAAAAAAATAATGAAGGGTACCATCAGCGCAAATGGAGCCAGCAGACATAAAAAAAGAATCCGGAAACCACGGGTATAGTTATACGTTTGTTGCATAGGGAAAGCTACTTCAAAAAAAAGATCCGATAGCAGGTATACAAATATAATGGAATTATCTTCGTATACCCGCTACCGGACCCGTGAACAGTTACCTAGAACTTAAATACCTCGTCACTCATATTACTATTTATAACAGCTTTCAGGATCTTGATATTGGACTCAAAGCCATTGATAGTGGTTCTGGAACGGAAAGGAAACTGTATACCGCTTACATCGCGGTATTCCAGGTAATCAGTTACTGTATTGCTACCCGGTGCTCCCTCCTGCCCGCTCAGGGTCGCGGAACGCACCTTCAGACCAGTTTTAATATCGTAGTAATTTTTCAGCAGACCACCATTTGGTGTGGCAATGGTGATCACATACGCTTCTTCATCATTGACAGATTCTGTAAGCGGCGACAGTTCTATCTTCACACCATCCGGCATTTCCAGGTAGGAAATTTCTGCAAACAGCATGTTTTTATCTTTCACCATACCTTTGTCTGTGGCTGTTAAAGCCTGCTCATTACCCATCACCCATACTTTCACGGAATCACCTTTGATAACTGTTTTTTTGATGACCTTATCAATTGCCGGAGCAAATACTTCCTGCCAGAAACTGCCGGGCAGTCTGTATCTGGTTTTGATTTCCGACTGTGGTGTACCCATAATATCACCGGCTGCTTCCAGATAGAGATCTTTAATGCTTTTCAGTTTATCCTTACCACCAACAGCCTGAATATACTTTTCCAGTATGGTAGTAGTAGTAACGCCCGCCGGCACAGGCTTGCCGTTATCAGCTTTCCAGCTGTTGTTGCCGGGGTTGATATCGGGGAAAGCACCTTCAGGATCTATCACTACGCTGGACAGTTTCACTGTGGAAGGATGATGATACACCCAGGTAGCGCCACGCTGCCATATCTCCGCTGGTAGCTTTACGGTGTCGCGATGACCGTTTTCATCTTTGATGGTCAGCACCACCGGCATGGGCAGTTGCTCCAGGTTCTGTAAGGTAATGAGTGCACCTTTGGCGGGATCATTTTGTGCATAGGCAACACTTTTAACGGCCTGGTCCAGTTTCCAGGTATGCAAAAACCAGCCTCTCCAGAACCAGGACAGATCCTCCCCTGCAGCATTTTCCATGGAGCGGAAAAAGTCCCACGGCGTGGGGTGTTTAAATGCCCAGCGTTTGATATATTCCCGGAAGGCATAATCAAAACGCTCGTGGCCCAGTATCTGATCGCGCAGGAGTTGCAGTCCCAAAGCCGGCTTGTAATAAGCCGCCACGGCATTGTAGCGGAGATTGATCACATCTGGTGTGTTCATGATAGCTTCCGCATTATTCTGAAACATGGTGGTTGCCATCCGCTGCACCGACTGTTCAGTCTTAAACTCGCCTTTGTTAAATTCCCTGGTGGCTATCCCATTGATAAAAGTGTTAAACCCTTCGTCCATCCATGCATATTTGCGTTCATTGGAGCCTACGATCATCGGGAACCAGTTATGTCCGAACTCGTGAGTGGTAACACCCCACAGTTCGGCTTTGATGGCCTTCGAGCCGCAGAAAACAATGCCGGGATATTCCATCCCTCCTACTATACCCGCTACATTAGTGGCCACGGGATAGGTATAGGGATACCATTCCCGGGAGTAATGTTCGATAGAACCTTTTACAAATTCAGTGGACCGGCTCCAGGCCTGAGGACCGGCAGATTCTACCGGATATACCGACTGGGCAAGGGATTTTTTTCCACCGGGGAGATTGATACGTGCAGCATCCCAGATGAAAGCGGCCGAGGCAGCCCAGGCCACATCACGGGATTCCTTACACGTAAAATGCCAGGTACGGGTGCCTTTAATCGTATTGTCATGAAAAGCAGTGGTGTCGCGGATCATCACGGTAGCATCACTATTGCGTGCTTTGGCCAGCCGGGCAGCTTCTGCAGGATTCAGCACCTGCGCCTCGTTGATGAGGGCACCAGAACCTGCCACCAGCATATTAGCGGGTGCAGTGACACTGTATTCAAAGTTCCCGTACTCCAGGTAAAACTCTGACGCGCCCATATAAGGGATATTATTCCAGCCCAGCACATCATCGTATACCGCCATCCGGGGATACCACTGTGCTATTTCGTATATCCATCCGTGGCGGGTGTTGAGCCGGCCGGTACGGTCTGTACCATATTCGGGGATGGTATAGCTGTATTGTATTTTAAGCTGAATACTGGCACCAGCTTTTAATGCTTCTGCCAGCCTTACCTGCATACGGGTATCATTTACCTGGTAGTTGGCGGCAGTGCTTTTACCGTTACTCATCACCGTCACCGACTGCAATTCGAAGCCTGCAGTATAATGACGGTTGGCAAAACGGTCGCCCGTAGCGGCTACAGTGGCCGTCCCGCGGGAATCTTCCCGGTAGATGTTCTGATCCATTTGCAGCCAGAGGAAAGGAAGATGATCAGGGCTGTTGTTTTTGTAAGTGATCAGCACGGTGCCGGAAAGGCGATGCTGTAAGGTATCCAGTGTAACATCAATCTTGTAGTCGGCCGCATTCTGCCAGTATTTGGGTCCTGGCTGCCCTCCTGCGCTCCGGTACTCATTTCCGTTAGTAGGGTAAAATAAAGGAGAAAAAGCTTCATGCTGATCATAACGGGAAACAGGCGCTGTTTGTGCAGTGCTCTGCTGCATTATTCCGCAGGACAGCAGAGAAGCTAATACATAAATGTGTGATTTCATCTGGTTGCGATAATTAGATTTTGACGTCGCTAAATATACACCAGAATCAATTTACAATCATTTAAATGCAAAACCTGAGCAGATAATGTTAATATCTGCTCAGGTTCTTGCATTATTTTATCATGATTATGGTTGTTGCTAAAAATTACCTGGTAGAGGAAACGTAACAGTTCCCTCTACTTCAATCACTACTCAATATTACAATTCTAGATAAATAGTATGCAAATCCAAGCAACAAGCATGTCGATCCGTTGTTGCATAAGCTGTCATGAGAGGTTGACCATTTGGATTAAGAGTCGCGTTGATTGCAATACAATTACAAGTAGGTATAGTACTAGTATAAACTACATCACTAGGATTAGACTTACCAGCGGTAACTGCACCAACAACCGCAACCAAAGCAACAGCTGACAATAAAAATCTGGCCTTGTTCATAATCGTAAAATTTAAAGGTATTAACAATAGCCTACTCTTTTCTGAGGGTTTTCGACATCTCCCTTTATTATAGCATTAACAACTATAGTACTCGATTTATATTACTGCTTTAAAAAAATCTGTAAAAGCTCAAATGCATGCTTAATATTAAAATAGAAAGATCAATCTGGCGCCGTAGTAAGATAGTATAGCATGGAGATGAGGTGCTCTTTAGTAATTCGGGGCTTCTAACTGTGGTTAGGTACAGGCTCAGGTCTCATATCAATTACAATAATAAGTAATTTCGCATTTATACTATTTAAAAAAACAGTAACAAAAAACGTTATAAAATAAGTGAAGGATATAGCTTGTATTGTAATTCATTACAATACAAGCTATATCCTTCACTTTAAAAGCTGTAATTAATTATGGTTGTTGCCACCACACTTTGGTAGATATTTCATCTCCACCCATGTGCTGTACTGCGGCCTGATAATTGGCCGCATTAATCGTTTGTACGATAATGGGGAACTTCATGCGGGCAGGCATATTCATGCCGGCGATGATACCTTCTCCACGGGGCAATACCGGGAAGCCGGTGCGGCGGTATTCAAACCACTGCTGCATATCCGTAAAGAACAGCGCAAAATATTTCTGGGTAAGTACCTGCTCCGGTGTATTGTTGAAGCTGATACCCGGACGGGTCAGGAAGTCGGCTGGCACCGGCACTCCCCAGTAGGAAACAGCTGCTTTCACGCCATTTTCATAAGCCGTTTGTGCGTTACCGGTAGCATATCCTTTCATGATCGCTTCTGCCCGGATAAACTCCACTTCTGCATAGGTCATGATAGTACCAATCAGATTGGACTTTTTCAGATCAACATTCAGCGTAGCTGCTTTAATGCCGGAGATACTGTCAAACTGCTCTGGTTTGTAACCGCTGGAAATACCTCTGTATACACCATCTTCTGCCTTTTTACCCCAAACAGCCAGGCGTGGGTCGTTCCAGGAAAGCAGCTTGTCAGCAAAGAAAGATGACAAGGCCCTGTCTCCGTTGAAATCATAGTCACGGTAGCTGAAGAATGGATTCTGGAAAGGTTTTACGTTAGTGTATTTTAATACCGCAGACTCGTCATTGCTGACCATCACCGGATACTTGTCAGGCGCATTCAGCATCAGGCCCAGTTCCTGACGGGCATCTGCTGATTTGTGCGCGATACGCATGAGCAAACGAAGGCGGAGGGAGTTACAGAGTTTTTTCCATTTGATGATGTTAGCAGGAACAGCAAAACTGTTAAACAACAGATCATCGCCCTGTTCCAGACCTTTGCTGCCATTGGTCACAAAAAGTCTGTTGGCGGTATCCAGCTTATTGATCAGGTCGCGGTATACATCCTGTTGGGGATCAAACCTGTTCTGCAACTGGTTGTCGGGATATCCACGCAGTGCATCCTTGTAAGGGATGTCTCCAAAGATATCAGCCAGATGCTGGAACTGCCATGCCCACAGGGTCAATGCAATAGCCTCGCTGTTCGGCTCTCCGGCCAGTTTGGCGGAGGCACGCATATCCTTTACGTTATTGAGGGTAAGATAATAATTCTCCCAGGGATAATCGGATTCTGTGTTTTTGATAAAATACCGGTGCAGGTCTGTAGTAGAGATTTCTGTAACCGTTACCTGCATCAGCTCATTATTGATACGGTGGGATTCTCTCAGTCCTGTATTGACACCATCAAAAACAATCGCATTGAGGAAGTTACCCGCAGGCACCACTTTCAAGGTCTCCGGGTTATGCTGCATGTCCTCAAATTTTTTGGTACAGGCTACGCTGGTACACAATCCCAGTGCCACACCCATATAAACAAAATACTTTTTCATATATGCCTGTGTGTTAGATTAGAAGTTAAGTTTTACGTTGACACCCATGGTACGGGTAGAAGGAAACTGACCAGTTTCAAAACCAGGAACGATGGAAGAGCTGTTCAGCGTAGCTGTTTCCGGATCAAAAGCCGGGAAGTTGGACCATACAAAGAGGTCACGGCCATAGAGGCTCACCGCAGCTCCTCTGATGAAAGAACGGCCAAACAGACTGGCAGGTATGTTATAGCTCAGTACCATTTCACGGAGTTTGATATAGGATGCATCAAAGGTGTTGGACTCAACGTTGCTGCGATCGTAGTATGCATTGTAGTATTGGTCCATGTTGGTCACCAGTACATTATTTGGCACATATTTACCGTTGGCATCCAGCATTACCCCTTCACCAATTAAACCATTATCACGACCAGGCAGTGTTTCCTTGATTTTACCCTGTTCTGCCAGAATCGCATGGGTGAGGGAATAAATCTTACCACCTTTGCGCATGTCGAATAATACAGACAGGGAGAGGTTTTTGTAAGTAAACTGGTTGTTCAGGCCGCCTCTCCAGTCTGGATTGGCATTGCCACGATAAGTAGCCTGCGAAGCGAGTTGAGCAAGACCATTCTTGTACACCACCTGACCGTCGGGGCTGCGTTCAAAGCCAATACCATACAGTTCTCCGAGCGGATGCCCTTCTCTGGCTTCCAGCGTACCTCTGGGGCCTTCAGCGATGATCAGGGAAGTACCTACTTCCGGATTCAATTTGATTACTTCGTTACGGTTGCGGGACCAGTTGATAGTAGATTTCCACTGGAAGTTTTTCAGCTTCACTGGTGTTACATTCAACATTACTTCCACACCTCTGTTTTCCACGATACCTACGTTGGCCAGCTGGTAGTCGTAACCGGTAGAGCGGTCGATGGGCACGCTGGAGATCTGGTTGATAGCGCGCTGACGGTACCAGGTAACGTCGAAGCCTACACGGTTTTTAAAGAGACGCCATTCAGTACCGAATTCCAGAGCGTTGTTACGTTGTGGCTGCAGATTAGGGTTAGGGATAGTATTAGGATTGCTCATGCTGCCGGTGATAGAGCCGGCTTCATAATCTTTTTCCAGAGAGTAGGTACCGAAAGGTGCATCAAAACCTACGCTGGCGTAGGATGTACGCAGTTTGGCGAAAGATACGAATGCAGGCAGGTGAGCGAGTTCACTCAGCACAGCACTGGCAGCGATGGAAGGATAATAAAAAGTATTGTTCTGTAAAGGCAATGTGCTGGATTGATCTCTGCGGATGGTGACGTCGAGGAACAGTTTGTCTTTCCAGGAAGTATTCACAAAGGCATACAGGCTGTTCACCTTGGCAACAGGGCGTTCAGAGCTGGAGGCTACCGGATCTTTACTGTTAGCCAGGTTGTATACACCTACCGCAGCCAGTTTATCGGCGCGCTGGTTGGTATAATAACGACGCTGGTTTCTAACGTTGCCGCCTACACTGGCGATGATGTTAAAGTCAGCACCGATGTTTTTATTGTAACGCAGCAGGAAGTCGTTGTTGTTTTCGTAGTTCATCACTGTCTGCTGGCGGTACATACCATCCTGGAACTTCTGTGTATTTTTGGGACGGCGCTGGTTACGGAACTCATAGCCCATATCGAGGCCACTGCGCAGCATCAGCTCCAGGTTGTCCAGTATTTTGTATTTCGCCATCACGTTACCGGTGAGGTTGTGACGGTTGGAAGCGTTGATCATTTCATTAACGATCAGGTGTGGGTTATCGATCAATGAGCTGAAAGGATGGTTCTGCTCAATACCTTCCCTACCTGGCTTCCAATAAGGTTTGTACCAGTTGAGGTCGACGTTTGGATTCTGGAAATTGATAAAGTAGGCAACAGACTGGTTGTTGTACCCGGAGTTAGGCAGGTTGTCGGCTACCTTATTCGTATAGTCTACCTTGGTAGACAGGGAGATTTTTTTGCTAACCTGTGTATTACCGGAGAAAGATACGGAGTAGCGGTTGTAGCCGGTATTAGGCATGATCCACTCGTTCTTCA
Encoded proteins:
- a CDS encoding M1 family metallopeptidase codes for the protein MKSHIYVLASLLSCGIMQQSTAQTAPVSRYDQHEAFSPLFYPTNGNEYRSAGGQPGPKYWQNAADYKIDVTLDTLQHRLSGTVLITYKNNSPDHLPFLWLQMDQNIYREDSRGTATVAATGDRFANRHYTAGFELQSVTVMSNGKSTAANYQVNDTRMQVRLAEALKAGASIQLKIQYSYTIPEYGTDRTGRLNTRHGWIYEIAQWYPRMAVYDDVLGWNNIPYMGASEFYLEYGNFEYSVTAPANMLVAGSGALINEAQVLNPAEAARLAKARNSDATVMIRDTTAFHDNTIKGTRTWHFTCKESRDVAWAASAAFIWDAARINLPGGKKSLAQSVYPVESAGPQAWSRSTEFVKGSIEHYSREWYPYTYPVATNVAGIVGGMEYPGIVFCGSKAIKAELWGVTTHEFGHNWFPMIVGSNERKYAWMDEGFNTFINGIATREFNKGEFKTEQSVQRMATTMFQNNAEAIMNTPDVINLRYNAVAAYYKPALGLQLLRDQILGHERFDYAFREYIKRWAFKHPTPWDFFRSMENAAGEDLSWFWRGWFLHTWKLDQAVKSVAYAQNDPAKGALITLQNLEQLPMPVVLTIKDENGHRDTVKLPAEIWQRGATWVYHHPSTVKLSSVVIDPEGAFPDINPGNNSWKADNGKPVPAGVTTTTILEKYIQAVGGKDKLKSIKDLYLEAAGDIMGTPQSEIKTRYRLPGSFWQEVFAPAIDKVIKKTVIKGDSVKVWVMGNEQALTATDKGMVKDKNMLFAEISYLEMPDGVKIELSPLTESVNDEEAYVITIATPNGGLLKNYYDIKTGLKVRSATLSGQEGAPGSNTVTDYLEYRDVSGIQFPFRSRTTINGFESNIKILKAVINSNMSDEVFKF
- a CDS encoding SusD/RagB family nutrient-binding outer membrane lipoprotein, producing the protein MKKYFVYMGVALGLCTSVACTKKFEDMQHNPETLKVVPAGNFLNAIVFDGVNTGLRESHRINNELMQVTVTEISTTDLHRYFIKNTESDYPWENYYLTLNNVKDMRASAKLAGEPNSEAIALTLWAWQFQHLADIFGDIPYKDALRGYPDNQLQNRFDPQQDVYRDLINKLDTANRLFVTNGSKGLEQGDDLLFNSFAVPANIIKWKKLCNSLRLRLLMRIAHKSADARQELGLMLNAPDKYPVMVSNDESAVLKYTNVKPFQNPFFSYRDYDFNGDRALSSFFADKLLSWNDPRLAVWGKKAEDGVYRGISSGYKPEQFDSISGIKAATLNVDLKKSNLIGTIMTYAEVEFIRAEAIMKGYATGNAQTAYENGVKAAVSYWGVPVPADFLTRPGISFNNTPEQVLTQKYFALFFTDMQQWFEYRRTGFPVLPRGEGIIAGMNMPARMKFPIIVQTINAANYQAAVQHMGGDEISTKVWWQQP
- a CDS encoding SusC/RagA family TonB-linked outer membrane protein → MKKNLQRWFQPVSGWQYRAKMGCWSLALVAVMSAQAQAQAIQMDLRGSNLAMVVASLQKQAPGYHFSYQQQTLEKVKVDRINFHQSSVKAALEYLQKNYGLQFLLEGNQVSVKYSAAAVAPAADKLVLQGKVTDDANTPLPGVSILDNHGKMLGTTDVAGVFSVKTAPGTILSFSYMGFTAEKYEVTGKEDVVKITMKQNSRELNGVVVTALGISREQKSLGFATQKLDGSAVSAAPTNGFVNALSGKVAGLNLTKAGGPMGSSRVVLRGESILDGQGGEAILVVDGVIVNKSFNGTGHQGYLGNDSPIDFGSALTDINPDDIESINVLKGPSAAALYGARGAGGAIIITTKNGSRNTKGMGVTVSSNVAIDQINNWPDYQYEYGQGTNNAKYYSYGKTADGSNTSSTSSSWGPKFDGQSYFQFNSPMDANGVRTERTPWVPYKNNRKDFFRTGFTNTNTVAVSGSNDKGDMRLSFTQMKNEWIMPNTGYNRYSVSFSGNTQVSKKISLSTKVDYTNKVADNLPNSGYNNQSVAYFINFQNPNVDLNWYKPYWKPGREGIEQNHPFSSLIDNPHLIVNEMINASNRHNLTGNVMAKYKILDNLELMLRSGLDMGYEFRNQRRPKNTQKFQDGMYRQQTVMNYENNNDFLLRYNKNIGADFNIIASVGGNVRNQRRYYTNQRADKLAAVGVYNLANSKDPVASSSERPVAKVNSLYAFVNTSWKDKLFLDVTIRRDQSSTLPLQNNTFYYPSIAASAVLSELAHLPAFVSFAKLRTSYASVGFDAPFGTYSLEKDYEAGSITGSMSNPNTIPNPNLQPQRNNALEFGTEWRLFKNRVGFDVTWYRQRAINQISSVPIDRSTGYDYQLANVGIVENRGVEVMLNVTPVKLKNFQWKSTINWSRNRNEVIKLNPEVGTSLIIAEGPRGTLEAREGHPLGELYGIGFERSPDGQVVYKNGLAQLASQATYRGNANPDWRGGLNNQFTYKNLSLSVLFDMRKGGKIYSLTHAILAEQGKIKETLPGRDNGLIGEGVMLDANGKYVPNNVLVTNMDQYYNAYYDRSNVESNTFDASYIKLREMVLSYNIPASLFGRSFIRGAAVSLYGRDLFVWSNFPAFDPETATLNSSSIVPGFETGQFPSTRTMGVNVKLNF